One Micromonospora sp. WMMD1120 genomic region harbors:
- a CDS encoding magnesium chelatase subunit D family protein, whose protein sequence is MSARSEPVLRAPQSRTKEGPVTYPFSAVLGMADMRLALLLNAVSPAIGGVLVRGEKGTAKSTAVRALAALLPPVRRVVDCRFGCDPAEPDPACPDGPHPAGATAETRPARLVELPVGAAEDRVVGALDLEKAIGEGVRAFEPGLLAAAHRGVLYVDEVNLLHDHLVDLLLDAAAMGRSHVEREGVSVSHAARFLLVGTMNPEEGELRPQLLDRFGLTVEVNASRDPEIRVEVVRRRLAADADPVGFAARWADADAEIAAQVAAARERLPGVRLPDAALRQIAEVCAAFDVDGMRADIVTARTALAHAAWHGRDRVTVDDVRVAARLALPHRRRRDPFDTPGLDEKRLDEALRRAEDAHPDDPDDGGPDDSGPDGGGPTGGGPTGGGPIRDDGPVGGPRGGDGGDSLDQGESGTGEHSTTPDGPAAADNRPQRPVDDRGDGRDAGTAGGQADGADDQVRGGESQPVAVPRGGLRARTLTAPGLGDGVPGRRSRARTGRGRTTGARLPAGRVDALHLPATVRAAAPHQVTRGRLAGPLWLRPEDLREAVREGREGNLVLFVVDASGSMGARQRMVTVKDAVLALLTDAYQRRDKVAVIAFRGADARTLLPATSSVLAASTRLAELPTGGRTPLAEGLLAAVDLLRVERLRDPKRRPLVLIVTDGRATAGPRPLDRAAAAAQVLAATSAACVVVDCETGPVRLNLANRLATQLNAPVHPLTTLTHPTPHPNPRDLAVSVPA, encoded by the coding sequence GTGAGCGCGAGGAGTGAGCCGGTCTTGCGAGCCCCGCAGTCGCGAACGAAAGAGGGCCCAGTGACGTACCCCTTCAGCGCGGTGCTCGGCATGGCCGACATGCGGTTGGCGCTGCTGCTCAACGCGGTCTCGCCGGCGATCGGCGGGGTGCTGGTCCGGGGCGAGAAGGGCACCGCCAAGTCCACCGCCGTGCGGGCGCTCGCCGCGCTGCTGCCACCGGTGCGCCGGGTGGTCGACTGCCGCTTCGGCTGTGACCCGGCCGAGCCCGACCCGGCCTGCCCGGACGGCCCTCATCCCGCCGGGGCGACCGCCGAGACCCGCCCGGCGCGGCTGGTGGAGCTGCCGGTCGGCGCCGCCGAGGACCGGGTGGTCGGCGCGCTGGACCTGGAGAAGGCGATTGGCGAGGGGGTACGCGCCTTCGAACCGGGCCTGCTCGCCGCCGCGCACCGGGGCGTGCTCTACGTCGACGAGGTCAACCTGCTGCACGACCACCTCGTCGACCTGCTGCTCGACGCCGCGGCGATGGGTCGCAGCCACGTCGAGCGTGAGGGCGTCTCGGTCAGCCACGCGGCCCGGTTCCTGCTGGTCGGCACGATGAACCCGGAGGAGGGGGAGCTGCGCCCGCAGCTGCTCGACCGGTTCGGGTTGACAGTCGAGGTGAACGCCAGCCGGGACCCGGAGATCCGGGTCGAGGTGGTCCGGCGCCGGCTCGCCGCCGACGCCGATCCGGTCGGCTTCGCCGCCCGCTGGGCGGACGCCGACGCGGAGATCGCCGCCCAGGTGGCCGCCGCCCGCGAGCGGCTGCCCGGGGTACGGCTCCCGGACGCCGCGCTGCGGCAGATCGCGGAGGTGTGCGCGGCGTTCGACGTGGACGGGATGCGCGCCGACATCGTCACCGCCCGTACCGCCCTCGCGCACGCGGCCTGGCACGGCCGGGACCGCGTCACCGTCGACGACGTCCGGGTGGCCGCTCGGCTGGCCCTGCCGCACCGTCGCCGTCGTGACCCGTTCGACACCCCCGGGTTGGACGAGAAGCGCCTCGACGAGGCGTTGCGACGCGCCGAGGACGCCCACCCCGACGACCCGGACGACGGCGGCCCGGACGACAGTGGCCCCGACGGCGGTGGTCCGACCGGTGGCGGCCCGACCGGTGGTGGCCCGATCCGTGACGACGGCCCGGTCGGCGGTCCGCGGGGCGGCGATGGTGGTGACAGCCTGGACCAGGGTGAATCCGGGACGGGCGAACACTCGACGACGCCCGACGGCCCGGCCGCAGCCGACAACCGTCCGCAGCGTCCGGTGGACGACCGGGGCGACGGGCGGGACGCGGGCACGGCAGGTGGCCAGGCGGACGGCGCCGACGACCAGGTCCGGGGCGGGGAGTCGCAGCCGGTGGCCGTACCCCGGGGTGGGTTGCGGGCGCGGACGCTGACCGCGCCCGGCCTGGGTGACGGGGTGCCCGGCCGGCGCTCGCGGGCCCGGACCGGGCGGGGCCGCACCACCGGAGCGCGGCTGCCGGCGGGGCGGGTCGACGCGCTGCACCTGCCGGCGACGGTGCGCGCCGCCGCGCCGCACCAGGTGACCCGGGGTCGGCTCGCCGGCCCGCTGTGGCTGCGCCCGGAGGACCTCCGGGAGGCGGTGCGGGAGGGGCGCGAGGGCAACCTGGTGCTGTTCGTGGTGGACGCCAGCGGCTCGATGGGCGCCCGGCAGCGGATGGTCACCGTGAAGGACGCCGTGCTCGCCCTGCTCACCGACGCGTACCAGCGGCGGGACAAGGTCGCGGTGATCGCGTTCCGGGGCGCCGACGCGCGGACGCTGCTGCCGGCCACCTCGTCCGTGCTGGCCGCCTCGACCCGGCTGGCCGAACTGCCCACCGGCGGGCGTACGCCGCTGGCCGAGGGTTTGCTCGCCGCCGTCGACCTGCTGCGGGTGGAGCGGCTGCGCGACCCGAAGCGCCGCCCCCTGGTGCTGATCGTCACCGACGGTAGGGCCACCGCCGGCCCCCGCCCCCTGGATCGGGCGGCGGCAGCGGCACAGGTCCTGGCCGCGACGAGCGCGGCCTGCGTGGTCGTCGACTGCGAGACCGGACCGGTCCGCCTGAACCTGGCAAACCGCCTGGCGACCCAGCTGAACGCCCCGGTACACCCCCTGACCACCCTCACCCACCCGACCCCCCACCCAAACCCCCGCGATCTTGCAGTTTCTGTCCCGGCATAA
- the cobN gene encoding cobaltochelatase subunit CobN encodes MRVLLLSTADTDLLAARASGADYRLANPARVAAEEVPALLDGVALVVVRLLGGRQAWPDGLDAVLASGLPTVVLGGEALPDAELMAISTVPSGVVTQALAYLVEGGPDNLRQLARFLSDTVLLTGEGFTPPTPTPAYGVHGDHPSDPERPTVGIVFYRAHALAGNTAFVDVLADAVRAAGGNPLPIFCGSLRGLTAGAGPLGLFARCDALLVTVLAAGGAVAADASGGGDEDAWDVGALAALDVPVIQALCLTSTHAQWAGSDAGLSPLDAAMQVAIPEFDGRIVTVPFSFKQIDPDGLSVYAADTERAARVAGIAVRHARLRYVPNADKRVAVVLSSYPTKHSRVGNAVGLDTPVSAVRLFAALAEAGYDLGDAPPPADGDALIHALIAAGGHDVEWLTPEQLAAAEARIPGPTYRRWFEQVPAELRERMREHWGDPPGELYTDDGDIVLAGLRFGNVALLIQPPRGFGENPIAIYHDPDLPPSHHYLAAYRWLAAPVADGGFGADAVVHLGKHGTLEWLPGKGLGLAADCAPDAVLADLPLVYPFIVNDPGEGTQAKRRAHAVVIDHLVPPMARAETYGDLAKLEQLLDEYATVQALDPAKVPTVRAQIWDLVRAAELHHDLHAEAMPDADDFDDFVLHLDGYLCEVKDVQIRDGLHILADAPTGEPRVNLVLAVLRAPQIWGGTRALPGLRQALAAAYALDEQELLASPGQRLALPAALTDVVDGPAGTAADAIDLIEAVARRLVVGMETLNWAVDAVDAVVLEVTGRPIPDAAAVLRFAATELVPRLDRTTDELRHTLGALDGRFVPPGPSGSPTRGLVNVLPTGRNFYSVDPKAIPSRNAWDVGVALADSLLARHLADTGAYPRSVGLTVWGTSAMRTQGDDIAEVLALLGCRPVWDDRSRRVTGIEVVPTAELGRPRVDVTVRISGFFRDAFPHVVALLDDAVRRVAALDEPDERNYLRAHVAADLAEHGDERRATARIFGSKPGAYGAGLLPLIDARTWRSDADLAEVYAVWGGYAYGRGLDGREARADMERSFARIAVAVKNQDTREHDIVDSDDYFQYHGGMVAMVRHLTGTSPAAYVGDSAMPHDVRTRTLGEETRRVFRARVVNPKWIAAMRRHGYKGAFELAATVDYLFGYDATAGVVDDWMYEHLAAAYLFDDTTREFLEQSNPWALRGITERLLEAADRGLWAKPEPATLDRLRDTYLASEGDLEDRV; translated from the coding sequence GTGCGCGTCCTGCTACTGTCCACCGCCGACACCGACCTGCTCGCCGCCCGCGCCAGCGGCGCGGACTACCGGCTGGCCAACCCCGCCCGGGTCGCCGCCGAGGAGGTGCCCGCCCTGCTCGACGGGGTCGCCCTCGTCGTCGTACGCCTGCTCGGCGGTCGGCAGGCGTGGCCGGACGGCCTCGACGCGGTGCTCGCCAGCGGCCTGCCGACGGTGGTGCTCGGCGGCGAGGCGCTGCCCGACGCGGAGCTGATGGCCATCTCCACGGTGCCGTCCGGAGTGGTCACGCAGGCGCTGGCGTACCTCGTCGAGGGCGGACCGGACAACCTCCGGCAACTCGCCCGGTTCCTGTCCGACACGGTGCTGCTCACCGGCGAGGGGTTCACCCCGCCCACGCCGACCCCGGCGTACGGCGTGCACGGCGACCACCCGAGCGACCCGGAGCGGCCCACGGTGGGCATCGTCTTCTACCGGGCGCACGCCCTGGCCGGCAACACCGCCTTCGTCGACGTGCTCGCCGACGCGGTACGCGCGGCCGGCGGCAACCCGCTGCCGATCTTCTGCGGATCGCTGCGCGGGCTCACCGCCGGGGCCGGCCCGCTCGGGCTCTTCGCCCGCTGCGACGCGCTGCTGGTCACCGTCCTGGCCGCCGGCGGCGCGGTCGCCGCGGACGCCTCCGGCGGCGGCGACGAGGACGCCTGGGACGTCGGCGCCCTGGCCGCCCTGGACGTGCCTGTCATCCAGGCGCTCTGCCTGACCAGCACCCACGCGCAGTGGGCCGGCAGCGACGCCGGCCTGTCCCCACTGGACGCGGCGATGCAGGTGGCGATCCCCGAGTTCGACGGCCGGATCGTCACCGTGCCGTTCTCGTTCAAGCAGATCGACCCGGACGGTCTCTCGGTGTACGCCGCCGACACCGAGCGGGCCGCCCGGGTCGCCGGGATCGCGGTGCGCCACGCCCGGCTGCGGTACGTGCCCAACGCCGACAAGCGGGTCGCCGTGGTGCTCAGCTCGTACCCCACCAAGCACTCCCGGGTCGGCAACGCGGTCGGGCTGGACACCCCGGTCTCGGCGGTCCGGCTGTTCGCCGCGCTCGCCGAGGCCGGCTACGACCTGGGCGACGCGCCGCCACCGGCGGACGGCGACGCGCTGATCCACGCGCTGATCGCCGCCGGTGGTCACGACGTGGAGTGGCTCACCCCGGAGCAACTGGCCGCCGCCGAGGCCCGGATACCGGGTCCGACGTACCGGCGCTGGTTCGAGCAGGTCCCGGCCGAGCTGCGCGAGCGGATGCGGGAGCACTGGGGTGACCCGCCGGGCGAGCTGTACACCGACGACGGGGACATCGTGCTCGCCGGGCTGCGCTTCGGCAACGTGGCGCTGCTGATCCAACCGCCGCGTGGATTCGGGGAGAACCCGATCGCGATCTACCACGACCCGGACCTGCCGCCCAGTCACCACTACCTGGCCGCGTACCGCTGGCTGGCCGCCCCGGTCGCCGACGGCGGCTTCGGCGCGGACGCCGTGGTGCACCTGGGCAAGCACGGCACCCTGGAGTGGCTGCCCGGCAAGGGGCTCGGCCTGGCCGCCGACTGCGCGCCCGACGCGGTCCTGGCCGACCTGCCGCTGGTCTACCCGTTCATCGTCAACGACCCCGGCGAGGGCACCCAGGCCAAGCGCCGGGCGCACGCCGTGGTGATCGACCACCTGGTGCCACCGATGGCCCGCGCCGAGACCTACGGCGACCTGGCCAAACTGGAGCAACTGCTGGACGAGTACGCGACAGTGCAGGCCCTCGACCCGGCGAAGGTGCCGACCGTGCGGGCGCAGATCTGGGACCTGGTGCGCGCCGCCGAGCTGCACCACGACCTGCACGCCGAGGCGATGCCCGACGCCGACGACTTCGACGACTTCGTGCTGCACCTCGACGGCTACCTCTGCGAGGTCAAGGACGTGCAGATCCGCGACGGGCTGCACATCCTCGCCGACGCGCCCACCGGCGAGCCGCGCGTCAACCTGGTCCTCGCGGTGCTGCGCGCCCCACAGATCTGGGGTGGGACCCGCGCCCTGCCCGGCCTGCGGCAGGCCCTCGCCGCCGCGTACGCCCTCGACGAGCAGGAACTGCTGGCGTCCCCGGGGCAGCGGCTCGCGCTGCCCGCCGCGTTGACCGACGTGGTGGACGGGCCGGCCGGCACCGCCGCCGACGCGATCGACCTGATCGAGGCCGTCGCCCGGCGGCTGGTGGTCGGCATGGAGACCCTCAACTGGGCGGTGGACGCGGTCGACGCCGTGGTGCTCGAGGTGACCGGCCGCCCGATCCCGGACGCCGCAGCGGTGCTGCGCTTCGCCGCCACCGAACTGGTGCCCCGACTGGACCGGACCACCGACGAGCTGCGCCACACCCTCGGCGCGCTGGACGGGCGGTTCGTGCCGCCCGGCCCGTCCGGCTCACCCACCCGTGGCCTGGTCAACGTGCTGCCCACCGGGCGCAACTTCTACTCCGTCGACCCGAAGGCCATCCCCAGCCGCAACGCGTGGGACGTCGGGGTGGCCCTGGCCGACTCGCTGCTGGCCCGGCACCTCGCCGACACCGGGGCGTACCCCCGCTCGGTGGGGTTGACCGTGTGGGGCACCAGCGCGATGCGGACCCAGGGCGACGACATCGCCGAGGTGCTGGCGCTGCTCGGCTGCCGGCCGGTCTGGGACGACCGGTCCCGCCGGGTCACCGGCATCGAGGTGGTGCCCACCGCCGAGCTGGGCCGGCCCCGGGTCGACGTCACGGTACGCATCTCCGGCTTCTTCCGCGACGCGTTCCCGCACGTGGTGGCGCTGCTCGACGACGCCGTCCGGCGGGTCGCCGCGCTCGACGAGCCGGACGAGCGGAACTACCTGCGCGCGCACGTCGCCGCCGACCTCGCCGAGCACGGCGACGAGCGGCGGGCCACCGCCCGGATCTTCGGCTCCAAGCCCGGGGCGTACGGCGCGGGCCTGCTGCCGCTGATCGACGCCCGGACCTGGCGCAGCGATGCCGACCTCGCCGAGGTGTACGCGGTGTGGGGCGGCTACGCCTACGGCCGGGGCCTGGACGGGCGGGAGGCGCGCGCCGACATGGAACGCTCCTTCGCCCGGATCGCGGTGGCGGTGAAGAACCAGGACACCCGCGAGCACGACATCGTCGACTCCGACGACTACTTCCAGTACCACGGTGGAATGGTGGCGATGGTCCGTCACCTCACCGGCACGTCACCGGCGGCGTACGTGGGCGACTCGGCGATGCCGCACGACGTGCGGACCCGCACGCTGGGCGAGGAGACCCGGCGGGTGTTCCGCGCCCGGGTGGTCAACCCCAAGTGGATCGCCGCGATGCGCCGGCACGGTTACAAGGGCGCGTTCGAGCTGGCGGCCACCGTGGACTACCTGTTCGGCTACGACGCCACCGCCGGTGTCGTGGACGACTGGATGTACGAGCACCTGGCCGCCGCGTACCTCTTCGACGACACCACCCGGGAGTTCCTGGAGCAGTCCAACCCGTGGGCGCTGCGCGGCATCACCGAACGGCTGTTGGAGGCCGCCGACCGAGGGCTGTGGGCCAAACCCGAGCCGGCCACCCTGGACCGGTTGCGCGACACGTACCTGGCCAGCGAGGGCGACCTGGAGGACCGGGTGTGA
- the cobI gene encoding precorrin-2 C(20)-methyltransferase has protein sequence MTATLTGIGVGPGDPELLTVKAVRLLREADLVFVPVMADRPEPPATAGPTPPGADAGRAEATVRAHVPADRLRRLPFALDDRGGVTARRTAAWDDAARVVVESVDAGARSLAFATIGDPNVYSTFGYLAQSVRALRPAVRVATVPGVTAMQELAARSGTPLCEGREPLTLLPATAGPALFADALAGPGTVVVYKGWRRHPELLAELRRQGRISDAVLGRALGLPGEHIGPVDDTGADLPYLSTLLVPARREHRGGKL, from the coding sequence ATGACCGCCACGCTCACCGGGATCGGGGTCGGCCCCGGCGACCCGGAACTGCTCACCGTCAAGGCGGTGCGGCTGCTGCGCGAGGCCGACCTGGTCTTCGTACCCGTGATGGCGGACCGGCCCGAACCCCCGGCGACCGCCGGTCCGACGCCGCCGGGCGCGGACGCCGGGCGGGCCGAGGCGACGGTACGCGCGCACGTCCCGGCGGACCGGCTGCGCCGGCTGCCGTTCGCCCTGGACGACAGGGGTGGGGTGACCGCCCGACGCACGGCGGCCTGGGACGACGCGGCCCGGGTGGTCGTCGAGTCGGTCGACGCGGGCGCGCGGTCCCTGGCGTTCGCCACCATCGGCGACCCGAACGTCTACTCCACCTTCGGCTACCTGGCGCAGAGCGTGCGGGCGCTGCGCCCGGCGGTACGGGTGGCGACGGTGCCCGGCGTCACCGCGATGCAGGAGCTGGCGGCGCGCAGCGGCACCCCGCTCTGCGAGGGACGCGAGCCGCTCACCCTGCTGCCCGCCACCGCCGGCCCGGCCCTGTTCGCCGACGCGCTCGCCGGGCCGGGCACCGTCGTCGTCTACAAGGGGTGGCGGCGGCACCCGGAGCTGCTGGCCGAGCTGCGCCGGCAGGGTCGGATCTCCGACGCGGTCCTCGGACGCGCCCTGGGGTTGCCCGGCGAACACATCGGCCCGGTCGACGACACCGGAGCCGACCTGCCGTACCTGTCGACGCTGCTGGTCCCGGCCCGCCGCGAACACCGAGGAGGAAAGCTGTGA
- the cobO gene encoding cob(I)yrinic acid a,c-diamide adenosyltransferase — MPQGQPSHVPADGLTTRQRRHRPLLMVHTGQMKGKSTAAFGLALRAWTAGLPVGVFQFVKSAKWRVGEENAFRALGEVHERTGQGAPVAWHKMGEGWSWIQRGGQADHAADALEGWRQIQRDLAAERYGLYVLDEFTYPMKWGWVDVDEVVATLADRPGFQHVVITGRDADPRLVAAADLVAELTKVKHPMDAGQKGQKGIEW, encoded by the coding sequence ATGCCGCAGGGACAGCCGAGCCACGTGCCCGCCGACGGGTTGACCACCCGGCAGCGGCGGCACCGGCCACTGCTGATGGTCCACACCGGACAGATGAAGGGCAAGTCGACGGCGGCCTTCGGCCTGGCGCTGCGGGCCTGGACGGCCGGCCTGCCGGTCGGTGTGTTCCAGTTCGTCAAGAGCGCCAAGTGGCGGGTGGGCGAGGAGAACGCCTTCCGGGCGCTCGGCGAGGTGCACGAGCGCACCGGGCAGGGCGCGCCGGTGGCCTGGCACAAGATGGGCGAGGGCTGGTCCTGGATCCAGCGCGGCGGCCAGGCCGACCACGCCGCCGACGCCCTGGAGGGTTGGCGGCAGATCCAGCGCGACCTGGCCGCCGAGCGCTACGGCCTGTACGTGTTGGACGAGTTCACCTACCCGATGAAGTGGGGCTGGGTGGACGTCGACGAGGTGGTCGCCACGCTCGCCGACCGGCCCGGCTTCCAGCACGTCGTGATCACCGGCCGGGACGCCGACCCGCGCCTGGTCGCCGCCGCCGACCTGGTCGCCGAGCTGACCAAGGTCAAGCACCCGATGGACGCCGGCCAGAAGGGCCAGAAGGGCATCGAGTGGTGA
- a CDS encoding cobyrinate a,c-diamide synthase has translation MPRAAAEPAAPWALPRVVVAAPASGHGKTTVATGLLAALRRRGLTVSPHKVGPDYIDPGYHALAAGRPGRNLDPFLVGADRIAALLRHGASVPTPADIAVVEGVMGLHDGAVGRRDFASTAHVARLVGAPVLLVLDTTAQGRSAAALTMGMAAFDPAVRVGGVILNRVGSARHETLLRDALAEVGVPVLGAVTRAAEVAAPSRHLGLVPVAERAPESLAIVTALAELVEATVDLDAVLDLARTAGPLTTPAWDPVAAVGGPAGVGRPRVALTGGPAFTFSYAETAELLTAAGADVVTVDPLRDPTLPADARALVIGGGFPEAYAQALADNATLRAEVADFDGPIVAECAGLLYLGRSLDGVPMCGRLASTARMTDRLTLGYREAVAVTGSPVAHAGEAVRGHEFHRTSTDPGHGDAPAWRWNDTAHGFVAGRVHASYLHTHWAGHPDAARRLVEACR, from the coding sequence CTGCCCCGGGCGGCAGCCGAGCCCGCCGCGCCGTGGGCGCTGCCCCGGGTGGTGGTCGCCGCGCCGGCCAGCGGGCACGGCAAGACGACGGTGGCCACCGGGCTGCTCGCCGCGCTGCGTCGCCGGGGCCTGACGGTCAGCCCGCACAAGGTCGGGCCGGACTACATCGATCCCGGCTACCACGCCCTCGCCGCCGGGCGACCCGGGCGCAACCTCGACCCGTTCCTGGTCGGCGCGGACCGGATCGCCGCCCTGCTGCGGCACGGCGCGAGCGTTCCCACGCCCGCCGACATCGCCGTGGTGGAGGGCGTCATGGGCCTGCACGACGGCGCGGTGGGCCGGCGCGACTTCGCCTCCACCGCGCACGTCGCCCGGCTCGTCGGGGCGCCCGTGCTGCTGGTGCTGGACACCACCGCGCAGGGCCGCTCCGCCGCCGCGCTGACGATGGGTATGGCCGCGTTCGACCCGGCGGTGCGTGTCGGCGGGGTGATCCTCAACCGGGTCGGCTCGGCCCGACACGAGACGCTGCTGCGTGACGCCCTCGCCGAGGTGGGCGTGCCGGTGCTCGGGGCGGTCACCCGCGCCGCCGAGGTGGCCGCGCCGTCCCGGCACCTCGGGCTGGTGCCGGTCGCCGAACGGGCGCCCGAGTCCCTGGCCATCGTCACCGCCCTCGCCGAACTGGTCGAGGCCACCGTGGATCTCGACGCCGTGCTCGACCTGGCCCGCACCGCCGGACCGCTGACCACCCCCGCGTGGGACCCGGTCGCGGCCGTCGGCGGGCCGGCCGGCGTCGGGCGACCGCGCGTCGCGCTCACCGGTGGTCCGGCCTTCACCTTCTCGTACGCCGAGACCGCCGAACTGCTCACCGCCGCCGGCGCGGACGTCGTCACCGTCGACCCGCTGCGCGACCCGACGCTGCCCGCCGACGCCCGCGCGCTGGTGATCGGCGGCGGCTTCCCCGAGGCGTACGCGCAGGCGCTCGCCGACAACGCCACGCTGCGCGCCGAGGTGGCCGACTTCGACGGACCGATCGTCGCCGAGTGCGCCGGGCTGCTCTATCTCGGGCGGTCCCTGGACGGCGTGCCGATGTGCGGCCGGCTGGCCTCGACCGCCCGGATGACCGACCGGCTCACCCTCGGCTACCGGGAGGCGGTGGCCGTCACCGGCTCACCGGTGGCCCACGCCGGTGAGGCGGTACGCGGCCACGAGTTCCACCGCACCAGCACCGACCCCGGGCACGGCGACGCGCCGGCGTGGCGCTGGAACGACACCGCGCACGGCTTCGTCGCCGGCCGGGTGCACGCCTCCTACCTGCACACCCACTGGGCCGGGCACCCCGACGCGGCCCGCCGCCTGGTCGAGGCGTGCCGATGA
- the cobM gene encoding precorrin-4 C(11)-methyltransferase: protein MTSDGKVWFVGAGPGAADLLTLRAARVIADADIVIWAASLVHEDVLGHARPDAEVVDSSQLPIEGVLPLYRRAAARGLTVARIHSGDPALWGAVQEQLDLCRALGLAVEIVPGVSSFTAVAAIVGRELTVPEVAQSVILTRLEGGKTPMPPGERVRDFARHGTTMALFLSAARSGQVQAELLAGGYPEDTPAVVAYQATWPDELVARCTVGTLEATVKQHKLWKHTLFLVGPALAAEGTRSHLYHPGHFHTFRRAEPAARAELRRQTGARTGGTATPGHTP from the coding sequence GTGACCAGCGACGGCAAGGTGTGGTTCGTCGGGGCCGGCCCGGGAGCGGCGGACCTGCTGACCCTGCGGGCCGCCAGGGTGATCGCCGACGCGGACATCGTGATCTGGGCGGCCAGCCTGGTGCACGAAGACGTGCTCGGCCACGCCCGCCCGGACGCGGAGGTCGTCGACTCGTCGCAACTGCCCATCGAGGGGGTGCTCCCGCTCTACCGGCGGGCCGCCGCCCGGGGCCTGACGGTGGCCCGGATCCACTCCGGCGACCCGGCGCTGTGGGGCGCGGTGCAGGAGCAACTGGACCTGTGCCGGGCGCTCGGCCTGGCCGTCGAGATCGTGCCCGGGGTCTCCTCGTTCACCGCCGTCGCGGCGATCGTCGGACGGGAGCTGACGGTGCCCGAGGTGGCCCAGTCGGTGATCCTCACCCGCCTGGAGGGCGGCAAGACCCCGATGCCGCCCGGCGAGCGGGTCCGCGACTTCGCCCGGCACGGCACCACGATGGCGCTGTTCCTCTCCGCCGCCCGCTCCGGGCAGGTGCAGGCCGAGCTGCTGGCCGGGGGCTACCCCGAGGACACCCCGGCCGTGGTGGCGTACCAGGCGACCTGGCCGGACGAGCTGGTGGCGCGCTGCACGGTCGGCACCCTGGAGGCCACCGTCAAGCAGCACAAACTGTGGAAGCACACCCTGTTCCTGGTCGGGCCGGCTCTCGCCGCCGAGGGCACCCGCTCGCACCTCTACCACCCCGGGCACTTCCACACGTTCCGCCGGGCCGAGCCGGCCGCCCGCGCCGAGCTGCGCCGCCAGACCGGCGCCCGCACCGGGGGGACCGCCACACCGGGGCACACACCATGA